DNA sequence from the Schistocerca serialis cubense isolate TAMUIC-IGC-003099 chromosome 9, iqSchSeri2.2, whole genome shotgun sequence genome:
CTACATATTTCAAAAGAAAACCAAGCAAAATTATGAATTGGAAACATCCTTATTGGGCAAGGGGAGAGTGGCAGCAGGACCATGTCTGCATGAACAAATTCTTTCATAAAGAAACTTGAAATGTTAAAGTGCTGAGAAGAACAGACACAGGTTTAAAGCATTATTTGGTCAAAATCAAAATCACCCCATTAAGGAAAAAAGAACAGAGCCCAATTGGAGATAAAAGAGAGTATGACCCACATAAATTAAACGAAAATGACAAACatcagaaaaacacagaaaatacctTAGAAATGGATAATATTGAGGAAGTAACGCCAATTTTAAAACAACATGCTGAAGAATTGGCCCCAGTaaatcaactaaaaaaaaaaaaacatgtacggTGGACTACAGAATGTGATGAAATTCATAACAAAAGACATTAAGCTTGAACAAAATctcaaggtcccccccccccctccccaaatgaaccaaccaacaaAAACTCAAACGaacacaaaagaaaatgcaactaaCCTCAAAAACACTAGAAAAAAACCCTCTCAAATTATCAGAAAAAGGAAGAGGCAATACCTAAAGGATCTACTCAGTTCCACTGAAGTAAACTACTACAAACCAATTCCAGAGAGTGGGTCAACGGAGGCGTCCAATTAGAGATTAGAGTACCTTTTTTAACTATTATATTTAGCTTGACTCCTCCCTAAAATCCCCATTTCCCAGAgttgtcccgttagtttgattgtatttttggagggagtactattgtcttatttatatgtatttttgtgtttgttgccatgtgtatgtagtgacatcataggcGCCACATATTGGAGACACTTAGACTAGCCATTTCCActatattgatgacgtcatgggtcaaagcagacgggtggaatcagacgcttccataaTCCCCAGAGTGTATCTCAAAGCCTCTGATAAAAAATTATGTACTTAGAACCCACATACTATTGCTGAGAAATAAAGATGAAGAATAGCCCATAATAACAAGGATAATGCAGATATCATGGCACAAGCATTCAACAAGCTCCTGAACTGTGATGAACCTTAAAAGCTTTTAACAACAGACACAAGCACCCCTATAAAAACCAGACCAGAAAATATAATCCCACCTACATTTCAAGAATATAAACTGCACTTAAATAATGAGGAACTACAAAGCATGTGGTGAAAATCTATTGTTTGTGGAAACGCGAAAGTATGCTGGAAAAAGCAACTGACCTGGTCAGTCATatgcatacctaccaaagacatgaACAAAGCGATTTAACAAAATTCAcacgggggaaaaaaaaaaaactacaataacgtcgacataacaaaaccaaaaacattaactcactgaaaaatattccactGAAAGCACAGTCACCACCAATGCCACACACGTGTAATACTACCatgcaaatgaaccccatacgccacataacacgctatccataaacacaccaccagacagCACCACCGAGCACATCAAgatgacacctacaaacacgccactctcaaaAACTAAACTCGGTGccatcgtgacgtcacacaccacaacagctttacgtcacgggtcaaagccgacgggtggaaaCGGATGCTTCAATTGACACAGAGAGCATTAGATGGACTGCAGAGATCAAGGAGGACATGATGAAATTACGGATTACGATAGAGGATTTGAAAGGCAAGACAGACGCACTCAAGATACTTCAGGACAAACacatcacagccggccggtgtggccgtgcgattctaggcgcttcagtctggaaccgcgtgaccgccttgcaggttcgaatcctgcctcgagcatggatgtgtgtgatgtccttaggttagttaggtttaagtagttctaagttcttggggactgatgaccacagacgttaagtcccatagtgctcggagccatttaaaccaaacACTTCAAACTaccaataaaaattaacaaaaagtGAATGGGAAGGGTGATTTCAGGTGAGAAGTTAGACCCAgtctgaaagaatgaaaaagtattgGGCCAACAAAAAACAGAAGAACCTATTTCAGAATATTGACTAAAGTGGTCCAATGTAGGGGATGGGGTGAGGGGGAGTGGGGGTAGGAGAGCAAATAAGAGTAGTAAGCCACGTTTATCCAAGACATTCTTGCAGAAACCTATTCCAAAGCTCCAAATACTGACCACCATGTCTCAATATCTAggttctttgatgatttttgtctCCAATAACCATTCTCTTATAAAACTTATAGTGCACACCATTATCACAATACAAGGGCTAAGAATGATGTACATAGGGAACTAAAGCATTAAGTCTTGTCCAAAAAGGTGCTCACTATTCTACCATACAAGTTTTCAATTCACTGTGACCAGATATGAAAGTTCACATTAATGCCATACCTACATTTAACCAAATCTAAATtaagaaaatacattatggataAGTTATTCTATTCGCTTTATGAGCACCTGCAGATTAAACAATGATTGTTTCTGTACATTTGTATTCACGTTTTGAGACTTCCTATTTGTAGCATGTTAACTATAATTCATCTACCTCGTTTAAGACGGTCAGTGTATAAACATCCTTTCTTTCTGTACCTTAAATTATTCGCAGTAACTTACGTCGTGTTTACTTTAACTGTATCCTATTAATTTTACTTCAGCTCTtatgtttattcgtcaatttgCTACAATTTTCGTTACTGCACATTTGCTCAaacctgacttgttccacatccctgtGATTAATCATGATACCCTCAGCAAATTTTTAATAAACAAGTACACTGCTAAAACAATGGGTCTTCAtccaagaaatgaaatatttaattcACAGCAGAATAAGTTGATTACCTTATTGCCATGTGATGATGCAGAATGGTGGATAATGTAATCAGGAAGATCAGTTATTTGCTTCATGAATAATCTCATAGACTTCAAATGTTCCTGAAGAGGTCGCAATATCTTCTCCACAATCCAAGAATATTCTTCATCTGAAAACATACTGAATGGAAAGTATTATTTTTATCAGTACTTTGAGGATTAAAACTTTATCAGTGCACTAGGCTAAATACAACTATCAGAATCCAGGGGCACTTACCACGAGATGTATTTCCGGACGTACATAAAAAATGTACAGATTTCTTTCCTTTTCAAATCATAATCTACGTCGGTTGCTGGTGCTACAGAGAAGGCACTCATTACATTGGACTGTAGTTTCGATGCTGAATCTAATAACATAATTTCTTTTCTGTGTGAAAACAACATGAATTAGACGTCTGGAAATTATTCCaatatataacatatatgcctaTAAAAGCCTGTGCTGTACCTGACAAGTTGGAACAGCATATCAGCATAATTTAGCAATGCGGTTCCTTCACTGAAGGAAAATCCAAAAAGATGTAGCGTCGAGTTTGAATCTACAACATATGGATTAGGCTGATAGGTGATGAATTCTATTTCTCCATTAGCAAGATATCCAGACGGatgtactacattgtctttcaaaTTCACTTCCCCCAAACAGTTAAAGCATTTAAAACGCCAAAACGAGCAGCCTGAAAATTAAATTTCTATGATAAGATTTGACAAGAGTTGAGATTCAACATTGCACTCAATATAATTCTGGTTGAAATCAGCTGTTATGAGTGAACATTACCGTTTTCAGAGATTTTGGGCCGTAAAACACTGAATTCGCTGCCGACTAGCGGGGAAATTGGAGGTGTCATGTCAAGAGTTTCGGAATCCTCCATCGTACGTTCTTCAACTTAAGTTTCGATGGAAACTAACAAAATCGGTTTAATGTTTTCACAATATGAATAACTGTCGTAAAAACTCGTGTATACAGCCCTGACCCCGTCAATTATCAATAGTATACGTATAACATCTTAACATGTAATGTACACAACTGACTGTACGCCAGATCCAAACAATCCAGTTTACCGCCAAAAATACAGTAGAACCAACAAAAAGCTTTTGTTAAACAAAGACAAACCGCCTTATCTAAAGGAAGACCTTTTTAAGTACTATGATATATGTGAAAAACATTCAGATTTTTTTGCATAAAACGAGCtgtataaaatgttttatttgtggagAAATTATTTCAACACATGAGTAGCAGTTATGTTTGTTGAGTTGTCAAGAGTGGTACAGTGTCAGAGATGATAACGTATACTTTGTTTATTAACATTGGGTTGTTTATTTAGGAAAAAGCATGTCGTTTAAGAAAGatttgattttacttttaaaacctTATTACAGCATAAACATTTTGTTAAGTTTGTCTTATATACTATGTAAGAAAGTTCCTTTTGTGTGTGGGATTTTGTTTCCAGGCAGCTATCCACAATGTGAATTAGATACCGTACGTACTCAACACAAATAGGTCACAGAATTTGACAACTTGTATATTCGTCGCACTTTCACATATTGCGTTACATATTTCAGAGGGAATCGGAGAtcctattttttctcataatagtaGTAATGATGAAAACCAAGAAATCTGGAAGCGTCACTATGATAAACTATCTGACTTCCAGCTTCATTTACAATAAAGTAGCAAACATGATATTATGGTTTTATGCTGACGTACGCATGGGAATAATATTTAGCGTAATTTGTATATGTAAGTAGAACTTTTCGCTACCTCTAATAATGAAAATCGTAGGTGAATAAATGTTATGCACATTTGACATACAAGATTTAATATTCATGGATGGAGCCATATTTTATACATGTTGCTGGTTTCACAGTCTTTGCCATGGTGTTTCCTGAGCCAACGTACAGCGGCCCGGATAAAGTTGTCTACTTCAGAACTGCTGCAGGCTTGGAAGAACAACTCGAGAGAGACAGGAGAGTTACGTGGCTGGTTGTGTTCTATACTGCATGGAATCCTGCCTGTGTTACTTTTGCACCAATATTTGCCGAATTGTCTGCTGAGTAAGTATAATTTTGCTTAAATTTACTGCTTGTATAAGGTTCTCTACAACTCTCTTGAGTTACGTATTCTGTGTTTGTCTGATTGGAGACCTCCTTCAGAAGACTCTTTTGACCAGAAGAGTTCACTACATACAGTCACCTGTGTAAAGGTAAAAGTAATTCTCAGTGCAGTTTAGTAGTGTGTGTTGTGTCTGCTATTATGAATTGGACAGTGTGGCTTGTGTACACATCTGTCACAGTATCTCAAAGTGTCATTTCAAAATAAAACCATGCCCAGATAGTCATTTTATGATAAATAGGACTCTTAGTATGAGAATCTGCATATAAAATGTGCATGCCTCTTGGCAATCTCATGTGAACAATAAACCCCTTCTGTGAAACATAGAACATTGAAAATCTGCATTGTAGTGGTCACCTGCAGCACTGCACCAGCTGATATATAGCATATATGCTGCATACATGTTCTGACTCCTGGGCACTCTGAGGAGAATTCAACAGAACAATGTACTAGGCCTACTTTATTGGAGGCAGCTGGGAGTATTGTGTCAACCTAGGCTGTAAGCGCCTGCCTTCATGTAATCAGTTTGTCTTCTTGGCACACATTACAAACAACAGCACAAGCTATCCCAACACCATGGGGAGTGAAGATGATGGGCAAGAGAACACCTGGAATTGTACCAGGACCAATGGTGTGGGTTTTCTTCACTGACAAGTGCGGGATTCATGTGATGCCTGATGATCATCATAAAAGTATGTGGAGACATCCAGTTACCAATGCCCCTCTCGGGCATCCATTGTCAAGAGTTAAACAGGGAAGTGGACTAATATCATATGTAGCTATCTGACAGCTCTCGTTACCATTGATGATAATTGGAGGTCTGCACAATATTGGGACAAGATCACCAAGTCTATTGTCCAGCCCAATAGTCGGCAAGATTGATTTGTGTTTCAAGATGATAATGCATGAACATGCTTTGCCTCAACATGGTAACACAGCCCCGCTCAAGAAGGGAAAAGAGCCAAATGTCCTATGGTATCTGCTAACATGCTTGGGACCAGGTAAAACTTGCAGCGTGTAATTGTAGGAAAACCTTCCTCGCACACTGGATGATCACAGAAGGGCTGCTGTTGAAGAGTGGAACAGGCTTGAGCCACCTTATGTATGGCATAGGGTGAAACAACCCAATATTAAATGTTACCCAGCAACAGATTTTGATATCACAGAAATTCAAAGGTGCACACTTTCTAACAGGCAGCCTTTATTTTTGCTTGTGTTTTGTTTTTACctcacagtgaagttattttttcaTCATGCTTATTCATTTGTTTCTTGCCCTCATTGAATCTAAGCCTGCACATGTTCTCGGATGTGCACAATGTTCAAAACTCTTCTTGGTCAATTCATTTGTgattcacttatttatttattttatttatttatttattttttttttcgtccTTCAAACTCAGCAAATCGAGCATAGAAAGTGGAGCTGATTGAGACTTAATGGTCTGCCGACAACTGTAACTGCATGAGAACTGTCACTGAATATCTAAAACCTGAAATGTCAACCATGTAATTGACATGTGTTATCGTTCACTACAAAGAACAAAGTGCAGTTGTAATCTTCAGCCATTTGACATTCATTGCCGCATGAAGGCCTCCTCCAGACTTTTCCACGCAGTGCGCTCTTTAGTTATATGAGTACAGTACTCGTATTAAGTTACTCAACTTAGAAACTAAAGAGGAAAATACCTCATTCTTTCCACCTGCTGTACATACATGATGTCACTTTAGAACATTTTGTTCTGCCAGTTACATTTCTCATTTTATTTGTGTATTAGAGTGCTAGTAATATTCATATCACTTGACTACATTGATATCATACCCTGTGTCACAGTAAGTTAAATAATCAAATAATTTTCTGTTAATGATTTAAACATATGCATTACTTTGCTGCTGCAGATATGgtcttgaaaatttgaaatttggaaAGATTGATGTTGGCCGCTATCCCGATGCAGCCAAAAAGTATAATGTTAATGACTCATCTATGAGTCGCCAGTTGCCTACACTGATACTTTTTAAGGATGGAAAGGAAGTTACAAGACGCCCTGGATTTGATAACAAGGGGAAAGTTATCAAGTTCTTTTTCTCTGGTGTAAGTAGCACAACACTAATAAGTGCTCTATATGTACTATGTGATCTGTATTAATTGTAAATAataatgtacagaaagttctggttgagaataatgaattatttaggaaCAAAGGAGTCAACTCACTTTAAGACAGAAGTGCTGCATCATTGACAGAGACGCACACAAATGGCACAGAGCTTTACTTCGGTAGCTTTCGGAATGCAGTTCCTTTCTCAAGCTGTAGGACACACTAGGATGCACATGTccgcgcactctctctctctctctctctctctctctctctctctctctttctttttcgaggactggttgtttgtgttgtccttataatttcgtcatcatcatcatttgtgtcagtggctagattggacggtgtaaaaattgggattttgtaggggtgctgatgaccacgcagttgagcaccccacaaaccaatcataatcatcatctgtctatatctctctctctctcactcactcactcacatgcaCCTGTCTGTCACCCAATGTTGTGCTCATTCGACTGGCAGCTCGTTCCTGGCCCCTGGTGAGTGTACTGGTGTGAGGTGGGATTGAAGTGCGGGGTGGGTAAGGGATTGAGAGAGGTGACAGGCAGGAAGCAGGTTGGGGGGAAGCGtctagcggctcatgggagacttGGGAGTCGTCTGTGCGCTAGCTAGGGTACAGGTAGAGGGGCAGATGAGCACTCGATTTCACAGACTAGGGCGTGAGATGGTAACACACAACTAGCTGCCACATATTGGGCATTGGTAATGAGAGAGGAtgatgtgtgtacacacacacgcTATTTGGTTTGGCTGGGGAGACAGCGAGTTACTTTAGGTGTTAGGCCGGAGAGGTTATGAGAGTGAAGGATGTTCTGTAAGCAtagctcccatctgcgcagttcagaaaagcttgtggtattggggaggatccagatggcgtGGGTTGTGAAGCGAGCATTGAAATTTTGCATGTTGTGGTTGGTCCACCTTGGTTTATGCAACAGTTTGACGGTGGCTCTTCATtctggttgacagctggttggttgtcatgtgTGTGCAGTGGTTGTgacagagctggtatataacatggctgctttcacagcctCTTACAGGGTAGGATAAGCCTATGACAGGATTGGAGTAGGAAGTGCTAAGTGGGTGGatagggcaggtcttgcatctgggttttCCACAAGGTACGATCCCTGTGGTAGAGGACTGGGGGTGGGAGTGGCAGagagatggactaggatgttgtggtggTTGGATGGGTGGCAGAGCACTTTAGGAGAggttggaagtatcttgggtaggatatccctcatttcaggggatgatgatagataatcaaagccctgatgaaggacatGGTTCAGTCGTCCCAGTCCcaggtggtattgggtgacaaaaGGGGTGCTTCTGTGTGGCTGGTACTTGGAATGGATGTGAGGATCAGTTGTGTGCGAGGATATGGCACAGGGGATCTGCTTTTTGTTGGGTGAGGGAGGGTATAGGCCGTCtgcgaaggcctttgtgaggccttcagcatactgggcgagGGAGCTCTCATCACTGCAGGTGCATCTGCCATGACTGGCCAGGCTTTATGGGAGGGATTATTTGGCTtggaaggggtggcagctgtcaaagtgcaggtactcTTGGTGATTGCTGAGTTTGATGTggactgaggtgtggatggagccatttgagaggaggagatcaacatctaggatgGTGGCATGATGGGTGGAGGCGGGCTAGGTGATCGACTGCACAGCGTTTTACATTAGTATGACAAGCAACCAACTGTCAGCCAGAATGAACAGCCACTGTCgactgttgccaaaaacaaggtggaCCACTCACAACATGCAGCAGAGCGCAACATGCGAGCGAGCTGTGCAggtgggagctatccttacagcacatccttcactCCCGTAAACTCCCTGGCCTAAACCCAAGTTAACTCACTGTCCCCCCACCTTcaccaaattgtgtgtgtgtgtgtgtgtgtgtgtgtgtgtgtgtgtttcttgtacagcttgagaaaggaattcCACCCCAAAAGGTAGCAAagtaaagctctgtacctttttggTGTGCATCTGTCGACTACGCATCTCTTCTGCTGTTAGGCGAAttatctcctttattcctaaataattcagtaATTGTAAATGAAAGCAACACTGTTGATGGAATATTAAAACCCACAGGAAGAAACTAGTCTGAGAAAGACAGCAGTTGGCATGGAGATAGATACCTTGCTCAGAAATGATGCCTTTATGTTATCAATTGGGTGTAATGTTACCATGTTTTCTTCCTTCTCCATCATTTAACAAACTGTAGTGATTATCTATCTCAGAAGTGCAAAGTACAAGGAAGTAATAGGTTAATTGCAGATTAAGTATATTAATTGTTCTCTGCAGTAGTTCAGTTTTGTGAGGAATGTCTTTTTAGGTTTGCT
Encoded proteins:
- the LOC126418859 gene encoding thioredoxin-related transmembrane protein 2 homolog encodes the protein MSFKKDLILLLKPYYSINILLSLSYILCKKVPFVCGILFPGSYPQCELDTRESEILFFLIIVVMMKTKKSGSVTMINYLTSSFIYNKVANMILWFYADVRMGIIFSVICIFFAMVFPEPTYSGPDKVVYFRTAAGLEEQLERDRRVTWLVVFYTAWNPACVTFAPIFAELSAEYGLENLKFGKIDVGRYPDAAKKYNVNDSSMSRQLPTLILFKDGKEVTRRPGFDNKGKVIKFFFSGDNVKASFDLNNLYNECKSNPLKKKKPLTQRTEMTETVNNHVKSE